In Mycoplasmopsis meleagridis, the genomic stretch TAAAGCATTATAATCGGTTGATAATCATCTTTGTCAATTTTCTTTTAGTTGTTTTTGTCCTTTATCTACTTTGTCAAGATTTTTTAAAACTAAACTTACAGAAGGATTATTTAAATCTTGAAAATTTTGAAAATTAATTGAATTGTTATATAGCTGATTAACTAAGTCTTTTCCTAATGAATCCAAAGAATTTAGTGAATTATCGAATAATGAACCAAGATTTAAATTCATTTTATTTAAATCATCTTGATAATCATTTATCAAATTATTATTTAGTATTTTTTTGTATAAATCATAGATATTTATATTATTTTTTTGACCAAAAATGGTTTGTTTATAAACATTTTCATCGCTTAAAAAAATTAAAAGAAAATCATTTTTAAGGAAATTTAAATTATTTTTATTAATACTGTTGTCTGCAATTTGGTATTTAGGATTGGAATTATTTTCTTCCAAAAAGAAAAAATTATCTCTATCTTCGTTCAATCTATTCTGATAGTTTTTAATTAAATTTAAAAGCGTTTTATTTGCTTCATTAATTACTTGACTATTATTTGTGCATGAAGCGCCTAAAGGAATGATTAGAATTGGTAAAGAGAGTAAAAAAAATTTTTTCATATTAACCTCTAAAATCGCGTTATTAAAGATGAGCTTTATAATAAAGTTAATTATTTCTATTTTATAAATTTTTATTCTTTCGAGAATACAATATTTGTGTACTTTTAAAAAACACCATACTCTTATTGTATGTTTTTTATACTTCTTTTAGATTTGTTTATCTAAAAATAATAAGTAATTTTTTTATGTTTTTGCATTTATATAAAATGTTTTTTCAAATCTAAACTTTTATAAAATTTTAACTTTATTATATTATTTGCTTTCTTTTACTATAAAAGTGGCCTAAGGTCACTTTTTGTTTATCATCCTAGCATTAAAATATAAAATTTAGTAACTATGTTAAAAGCATCAATAGAAATTAAAAAACATATGTTAGATTTAGTGCAAAAAATTAATCAGTGAAATAAAGAATATTTCCTAGATAATAACCCTAGTGTAAGTGATTTAGTATATGACAAAGCTCTATTAGAACTAGAAGAATTAGAAAAAAAATATCCTTTAGATATTAATCCTAATTCGCCGACACAAAATGTTGGAGGTTATTTAAACAATAAATTTCAAAAAGTTTTGCATGATAAAGAAATGCTTTCTTTAAGTAAAGCTTATAACTATGATGAAATTACTAAATTCATTGAAAATATTAAAAAAATTGTACCTATTGAAAAGATTAATTTTAGCTTAGAACCTAAAATTGATGGTTTATCTATTAGTTTGCATTATAAAAATGGTTATTTAATAAGAGCTCTAACAAGAGGAGATGGCAAAGAAGGAGAAGATGTTACAGATAATATAAAAGTAATTGATTCTATTCCTAAAATAATTAATTATGAAAATAGTTTAGAAGTAAGAGGAGAAATTTTTTTATCGAAAGAAAATTTTAAAATTTTAAACGAATCTTTTCATAAAAAAGGCGAAAAAGGTTTTGCCAATCCTAGAAATGCAGCTAGTGGAACACTAAGACAACTTGATAATAAAGTAGTTTTAGAAAGAAATTTATCAGCTTTTTTATATGAATTAGTTGAGCCTAATAAACATAATATTAATACTCAAAAAGATGCTATCAAATTTATAAAAGAATTAAATCTACCAGTGAATAATTTATTTAAAGTTGTTGAAATAGAAGATTTGGAAGAAGAGATTAATAATTTTGCTGAAATAAAAAATAATTTAGCTTACGATACAGATGGTTTAGTTATTAAATTAAATAATTTAACCTATTGAGAAAAATTAGGCAAAACTGCCAAGTTTCCTAAACATTCAATTGCTTTTAAATATGATGTTGAACAAGCAATTTCAACTATTTTAGACATAAAAGCTACAGTAGGAAGAACTGGCAAAATTACTTATGTAGCTAATTTGACTCCTGTTGAATTGAATCAAACAATAGTTCAAAATGCAACTTTACATAATTATAATTTTATAAAGCTTCATAACATTGATATAGGAGATGAAGTAATTATTATTAAAGCAGGCGAAATAATTCCTAAAATTTTAGATACAGTTAATAAAAAATCAGCAACAAATTATCACAAAGTTCTCTTTTGCCCTTCATGTAATTATGAATTAAAAGAAATTGAAGGAAATGTTGATCAATATTGTTTGAATAAATTTTGCGAAGAGAAAATGATTAATTCTTTAATTCACTTTTGTTCTAGAAAAGCTTTAAATATAGCAGGATTAGGTGAAAATACAATAAGAGAATTTTTTAAAAATAATATTCTTAGAAACATTTTAGACATTTTTTCACTGGAAGAAAAAAAAGAAATAATTCAAAATTTACCTAATTTTGGATCATTAAAATACAAAAATATTATTGATAGTATTAATGAGAGAAAAAAATGCAAATTTAGCGATATTTTATTTGCTTTAGGAATTAAACACTTAGGTGAGAGAGCTTCTAAAATTTTAGCCAATAATTATAATAATTTTGCTGAATTGTTAAATGATAAAGAATTAGAAAAAATTACTAATTTAACTAATATAGGCCCTAAAACAATTGAATCGTTAAAAAACTATATTAATGACGATGAGAATAAGCTTTTCCTTCTAAAATTAGAATCATATTTAAATTATTTCGAAACTAATAAGATGTCTTTATCTAATAATTTGTTTAATTTATCATTCGCTATTACTGGTAAATTAAGCAAAAATAGAGATTATTTTCAAAATCTAATACTTAGTCACGGAGGTAAAGTTAGCAATTCACTAAGTTCAAAAACTTCCTATTTATTGGCAGGTGAAGATGCTGGAAGCAAGCTTTTAAAAGCAAAAGAATTAAAAATAAAAATTATTAATGAAGAAGAATTTAATTTACTTATTAGCAAGGAGCAATAATGAAAAAATTATTTTTTATGGCTAATTGAAAATGTAATATTAACACTGCTAAAACTATTGAATTTATGAAAGAATTTGATAAGTTGTACAAAGAATTAGTTAAAAACACAGATAAAGAATTAATATTCAATAACAATGAAATAGTTATTGCTCCATCATTAGTTTCTTTGGGAGTATTTAAATCCCCTTTAATTCCTAAAATACCAAATTTAGAATTAGGAGCACAAAATGTCTCTGCTTATGGTTATGGACCTTATACTGGAGAAGTATGTGCTGAGATGTTACATGCCTTAGATGTTAAATATGTTATTGTTGGACATTGTGAAAGAAGAAAACATTGTAAAGAAGATGACGAATTAGTTTATAAAAAAGTTAAAAACGTTATTAATGCAAATATGATTCCTATTATTTGTGTAGGCGAAAGTGAAGAAGAAAATAAAACCGAAAAAACTAAGCAAATTATTGAAAAACAAATTTTAAATGCCATTAAAGATTTAGATTATGAAAAATTAATTATTTCCTATGAACCTACTTGAGCAGTTGGTTCTCACGCCGCAATTCCTGATCAAGCTAATGAAATTTGTAAATTTATTAAAAAAATAACCTCTAACAAATGTAAAGTACTTTATGGAGGGAGCGTTAACATCAAAAACGTGGATAAATTAGCTTCACAAGAATATATTGATGGCTTTTTAATAGGTACTGCTTCTTTAAATCCTAAAGAATTTTTAGAAATAACTACTTGCGAAATAGATTAATAATTTTTCATAAACTATATATAATAAAAATAATTTAAGTAAGCTTATTTAAATATTGAGGAGAGAAATGCACAATAAATATATTGATGACATTGACTTTAGAGGCGAAATAGTTATCATGAGAGTGGATTTAAATGTACCACTTGAAAACGGTGTAATTATGTCTAACAAAAGAATTGTTTCTTCTTTAGAATCAATTAAAAAAATTATTAACGATAATGCTAAGCTAGTTCTTTTTTCTCACTTAGGCAGAGTAAAAGAAGAAAAAGATTTAAAAAGTAAATCTTTATTTCCTGTAGCAGTAGAACTTTCTAGATTATTAGGCAAAAAAGTTACTTTTGTAAATGAAACAAGAGGCTCTTTACTAGAAAAAGCTATTAATGAAATGAAATGAGGAGACATTGTTTTAGTTCAAAATACCCGTTATGAAGATTTAAATGGTAAGGCCGAAAGTAAAAATAGTGATGAATTAGCAAAATATTGAGCTTCATTAGGTACATTCTTTGTAAATGATGCTTTTGGTACAGCACATAGAAAACATGCTTCAAATTATGGTATTGCTAAGTATGCTAAAAAAACGGCAGTTGGCTATTTAGTTGAAAAGGAAATTGAAGCTTTATCAAAATTAACAAATGATCCCGAAAGACCATATATGGCTATTGTAGGGGGAAGCAAAGTTAGTGATAAAATAGAAATTTTAAATAGTTTAGTTGAACAAGTTGATAGATTATTTATAGTTGGCGGTATGGCATATACTTTTGAAGTTGCAAAAGGCAGAACTATAGGAACATCGCTATTTGATGAAAATAATTTAGATTTCGCTAGAGACTTTTTAGAAAAACACGGTGAAGAAAAAGTATTTTTACCAATTGATTATGCTGTAGTTGATGATTTTGTAGACCAAAAACCAACAATTTATGAAAATAATATTCCAGATGGTAAAATGGGTCTTGACATAGGTCCTAAAACTGTTAAAAAATTCCAAAAAGCTATGAAAAAAGCAAAAACTGTGGTTTGAAATGGACCAGCAGGAGTAATTGAATTTGAAAACTTTAGAAAAGGTACATTAGGTTTAATGGAAGGAATTTCTAAATTGAAAAATGCTTTCACAGTAGTTGGAGGAGGAGATAGTGCTGCTTTTGTTGAACAACAAAATAAAGAAAATTTATTTAGTCATGTTTCTACTGGCGGTGGTGCTACGCTTGAATTTTTAAAAACTGGTTCATTAGAAACGATTGATTTAATTCTTAACGATAACAAATAAAAAAATAAGCAAGAAGCTTATTTTTTTATTTGTTTAATTCATTTTTAATTCAATAGGGAAGATCATAATTTTCATTTACTGTACTTAGTTTAAATAAATTAAGTGAAGCAGAATCTTTATTAGGTAAAGATAATATATTTTGATTATTCTCGATAAAGCCAAAATAATTAAATCTTGAATAATCATTGTTATTATATGGCTTACTAATACCATATCAAGATTTAAGGAATTTAAGTGGTGAACCAGAATTAATAGTGCTTACATATGTATTTTCTCCATCGAAAACGCCTGTTCCACTATTACCTGCATTTCAAAAAATAGGAACATAATTATTATTATTATTTTCCCTTGGTTTAGAGAAATTTTCGCCTGTAGAATCATTACTATTTCTATTCACTATATAAGAGCTTTGCTTGCCATAAGGCCAGCCATTAAATAATCTACCGCTAGAAAATTCTGCTTGATTTTCTCAGTTAAGATGATTTTGGCTATTTATGTATTCAAGTAATTTATTATCTACATATTCTGCTCTACTATTAAGATTTAATCTTTTTAATTTAAACCATTCTTCGTATCAAAAGGCTGTTTCATATTTGCCTTCATTTTTAGCGTTTTTAATTAAATCATTTACATCAATTAAAAACATTGTTAAATCTACTGACTTAGTAGTTTTTCTATCATCACTAACTTGGTTGACACCAGTTCAAAATGGAAAAATTTTGACTTTTGTAGTATATAAACCAGATCAATAACTAAATCCTTCATCAACAGCATTAGCATATTTATCACCAGGTCTAGTAAAAGTAACGTTAATTCATTTACCTTTTGAGGGATCAGAATTAGTACTGTTATTATTTACAACGTGATTATTAGTTATACCTATAAATAAACCATTTTTAGGATCGTCATTTAGTTTTCCGAGCATAAAACCAGTACCATTATTAAAAGCAAAACTACGTTTAAATGTTTCCTTTAATTTTTCATTTTTATATGAAAAATGTAAATATTCATAGTCTACTTTATAACCCTCATTAAATTTATAAGGTAAATTTTGGTTTGGATCATATTCAAAAATTTTTTCATTATCATACTTTTCGTTATATAAAACAATTGGTTGATTTTCAGCTGTAAAAGACATTTTATTATAGTTAAGTATGTTAGTTTTAGATTTTGAAAATGTTTCCATTTCTGTTTTATTTTTATAACTAATAGTAACTTTAGCTCCTAAATAGGCTTGAAAATAGACAGCTTTAGAAGGATCAAAATTATTAGTAAAATTAAAATTATTTTGTCCTAAAAAGAGTTCTTTATAGCCTTCATCATCAATTATTTTATAGTTATTATTACCAAGAATTTGATAGCTAAAATAAATTCCATCTTCCTTTAATTCAAAAATAGTTTTGAATTGAATTTGCTTTTCTTCACTACTATTATTAGGTCTAAATTTCTCACTAGAATAAGTTTTTTCTATTTTTTTTGATTTTTTTAATTCATCTCAATCAATTGTGATATTTAATCCTTGGTTAGGTTCAAAAATTCTTTTCGCTCTAGAATCATCTAACAAAATGAAATTAGTGTAAAAGTGAAAATTAATTTTACCATTAGTAATATTTTCACTTAACAATGGTTTGTAATATTCTTTTTTGAATTTTCAACTAACTAAACGAGAATCATTGCTTTTTGTAAAAAAATTATCTTGTTTTCTCATTTCAATGCGTCTTTGACGATAAATATCTTTATTTTCCAAAACAATTTTTTTCATGCCATATTTTGCACTAACTTCTTTAAGCATTTCTTCCATTGTTTTTTTATTTATTGAACTTGCAGAAGTATTTTTCTTAAAACCGCTTACTTCAAATCAAGTATCGCTTTCATAAACATCTTTATCTTGATTAGTAAAACCAGAAGGCGAATATTTAAATCTTAGAAATAAAGAACCATTTCTATCATCAACGAATTTTGTTTCAGCTACTTTAATATTAAAATCAACAATATCATTAGTATTATTTCTTTGAACTTTAATTCTACTATTTCCATAAGAAGGAATATTTATAAAATTAAAAATTTTATGTCACTTACTATTAATATTTTTAACTTCTTCAGCAAATTTTTGAGCAGTGATTTTGTTATACAAATATTCACTTTTTTCATTATCACTAAGAGCATAATTTTTATAAAAATTGTAGTCTCTAAAAAAATCAAAATCACTTCTCTTAATATTATTAATTGCATTTAGACCAATATTTTCTAAAGCATAGTCATTTTGTAAGAAATTTAAAGTAATGAATTTAGAATAATTATCGTTTTTAGATGCATTTTTAAATCATCTAATTCTAGGATTTTTCTTATTGATAAAACCTAATTTAAATTTTAATATGCCACCAGAACCTTTTCTATCTAATCCACCTGTAACATCAAAGAAATAAATATATCAATTTTTTGCTAAATCATTGACATTTACGGAAGTTTGTTCAGTTCCTTTTGTATATAAAATACCTTTATCGTTTGGAATTTCAATTGGTGCAGGAGGTTTTTCAAAATTATTTTCATTTTTTTCAAATAATTTTTTATTTATTTCAGCATTTTTCTTTTCTTCATCAGTTAAATTAACTGGACCAGTAAATTTGAATAGATAATTTAATTTATCATATGCTTTTTGACTAAGAATAGCACTAACATCAACTACTCTTTTAGAATCTTGAGCATAATTGTAGGTAAAGTCAGTAGCATTAATTTCGTCCATTAATTTTCTTGTATTTTCATCCGGAATTAAACTACTATTAGAGTTATAAAAATCACTTTCATTAAATCATCTATTAGCAGGAACAAAGTCATAACGTGAAAGAGGTTTAAAATTGTTTAAAGTAAAGATTTTACTTTTTATACCAGTAGGGGAATTATTTTTGTAAAGTTCAAATTGAATTTTAGCTCAGCCTTTATTATCATCATAAAGTTCTTGGTTATTAATTTCTGGCTTTAAAAATTTTATAGAGTAATTTAAACTAGAAGGAAGTTCATATAAATTATTAAATTCATCGTAAATTTTTGAAGCAATAATATTGTTATGGGTTTGATTTTTGTTTTTAACCTTTAAATGACTAAGAATTTCACTAAATTGGTTATTAGTTACCATTGAATAAATTTTTTCATCTTGAAAATCATTTATTAAATGTGTTACTTGAAAACTAAAAGGAATTTCATATTTTTGTTTGTCTTTAAGGAAATTTAAAATAAAATCAACGGAATTTTTATTCTTATTTTTATTAATAATATAAAAACCATAACCTTTGTTTGAATCTGCTCAAAATTCAAGAATATCGTATTGTTGCAATTTATAACCGTTAAATTCGAAGTCAAAATTATCATTAATTACTTCATATAATACTTTTGATCTTGAAACTATGACACTTTCTGTACTATTTCAAATTTTAGCTAAATTACCCTTATAACCTTGTTTTTTAGCAACTCTTTCTACTTCTTTATTTAAATAGTCTTGAATGTCTAAATTATCTTTAAAATAGCCGCTATTTTTAAAATGTTCACTAGGTTTATATTTAATTCCTAAATTATTTAAAGAAGGAATAATTACTTCTTCTTTAGAAATTAGATTATCTATTGTTCTAACTTTTTTACCACTAAAAAAAATTAAAATATTAGCTTGTATTTTGGCTTCAAAAACATTGGTTTGCTGTTTGATACCGAAAATATTTGTTGCACTTTTATTTACTCTTTTTATGTTAGTTTTAAAGGAGTTAAAATCGATTTCATAATCTAAAAAACCATTTAAATTTTTGAATTTAGGTTTAAAAAGCTCATTTTGTAATTCTTTATTATTTTTTATCAAATCAAAATCTGTTTTATAAAGTCTTTGATAATCAATATCATAAAGTTCATCAAGTTGACTATATTTAATATTTTCATAAAGAGTATTGATTTTATCAATAGCAGTAAAAGTTTTTACATAATTAATAGAAATTCCTTCTCTTGATGCTTTAAAGAGAACTTTAAAATTATCCAAATTATTTTTATCAATTTCAACTTCTAAAACTTCTAATTTAGCTTTAGCTTCTTTTGTATCTAAATTCAATAAATATTTAGCATTTTTAGTATTAACACTTTTTGAAAAAATATGAATGTTAGGATTTTCTTTTAATAAAGAACTATACTCAGCTTTGTAATATAAATCTAAATCATTTTTTAATTTTTCTTCTTCAGCAGATAATTTAATTTCTTTAAATTTTTCTATTTGTCCCGTTTTTCAATTTGAAATAATAATTTTTCCACTTGGAGCAATTTCTTGTAATTGATATTTAAATTTTATTAAGTTATTAGTTGTATTTTTTTCTGTTATTTCAATATTTACTGCATTAATTTTTTGATTATCTAAAGAAAAAATAATATCTTCTTTATTAGTGTTATCAACTAGAACATTTTCTTTATTTTTATAACTATAATTAGGATTTAAATTATCTAAATTTAGCTTAATTTCTTTTTCTATTTCTTCATTAGTTTTA encodes the following:
- the ligA gene encoding NAD-dependent DNA ligase LigA, which codes for MLKASIEIKKHMLDLVQKINQWNKEYFLDNNPSVSDLVYDKALLELEELEKKYPLDINPNSPTQNVGGYLNNKFQKVLHDKEMLSLSKAYNYDEITKFIENIKKIVPIEKINFSLEPKIDGLSISLHYKNGYLIRALTRGDGKEGEDVTDNIKVIDSIPKIINYENSLEVRGEIFLSKENFKILNESFHKKGEKGFANPRNAASGTLRQLDNKVVLERNLSAFLYELVEPNKHNINTQKDAIKFIKELNLPVNNLFKVVEIEDLEEEINNFAEIKNNLAYDTDGLVIKLNNLTYWEKLGKTAKFPKHSIAFKYDVEQAISTILDIKATVGRTGKITYVANLTPVELNQTIVQNATLHNYNFIKLHNIDIGDEVIIIKAGEIIPKILDTVNKKSATNYHKVLFCPSCNYELKEIEGNVDQYCLNKFCEEKMINSLIHFCSRKALNIAGLGENTIREFFKNNILRNILDIFSLEEKKEIIQNLPNFGSLKYKNIIDSINERKKCKFSDILFALGIKHLGERASKILANNYNNFAELLNDKELEKITNLTNIGPKTIESLKNYINDDENKLFLLKLESYLNYFETNKMSLSNNLFNLSFAITGKLSKNRDYFQNLILSHGGKVSNSLSSKTSYLLAGEDAGSKLLKAKELKIKIINEEEFNLLISKEQ
- a CDS encoding MAG5150 family histidine triad lipoprotein; this encodes MKKFFLLSLPILIIPLGASCTNNSQVINEANKTLLNLIKNYQNRLNEDRDNFFFLEENNSNPKYQIADNSINKNNLNFLKNDFLLIFLSDENVYKQTIFGQKNNINIYDLYKKILNNNLINDYQDDLNKMNLNLGSLFDNSLNSLDSLGKDLVNQLYNNSINFQNFQDLNNPSVSLVLKNLDKVDKGQKQLKENWQRWLSTDYNALSNIFANKKSYVWTKNFHDEDEIYSEDNSSEHNHSHSLGNMIYENYLIFEKVKEHLKSWIQNWNNLKNKIMSTNNKNSNALIEDIDKLINKLNLLNNIDSDKLEKIAFIYLNEINYLVDLMKNIAKEIDFSNEEIDFIFK
- the tpiA gene encoding triose-phosphate isomerase; this translates as MKKLFFMANWKCNINTAKTIEFMKEFDKLYKELVKNTDKELIFNNNEIVIAPSLVSLGVFKSPLIPKIPNLELGAQNVSAYGYGPYTGEVCAEMLHALDVKYVIVGHCERRKHCKEDDELVYKKVKNVINANMIPIICVGESEEENKTEKTKQIIEKQILNAIKDLDYEKLIISYEPTWAVGSHAAIPDQANEICKFIKKITSNKCKVLYGGSVNIKNVDKLASQEYIDGFLIGTASLNPKEFLEITTCEID
- a CDS encoding phosphoglycerate kinase, which encodes MHNKYIDDIDFRGEIVIMRVDLNVPLENGVIMSNKRIVSSLESIKKIINDNAKLVLFSHLGRVKEEKDLKSKSLFPVAVELSRLLGKKVTFVNETRGSLLEKAINEMKWGDIVLVQNTRYEDLNGKAESKNSDELAKYWASLGTFFVNDAFGTAHRKHASNYGIAKYAKKTAVGYLVEKEIEALSKLTNDPERPYMAIVGGSKVSDKIEILNSLVEQVDRLFIVGGMAYTFEVAKGRTIGTSLFDENNLDFARDFLEKHGEEKVFLPIDYAVVDDFVDQKPTIYENNIPDGKMGLDIGPKTVKKFQKAMKKAKTVVWNGPAGVIEFENFRKGTLGLMEGISKLKNAFTVVGGGDSAAFVEQQNKENLFSHVSTGGGATLEFLKTGSLETIDLILNDNK
- a CDS encoding MGA_1079 family surface serine endopeptidase, whose amino-acid sequence is MKKKKKILISSIAALTILAIPSTIFGIIETNKKQKAKTIEYLKNNEISINYPNKENISIGDANFKNILFKTNDSDILISDVKIISRNWENGSIEIQYVISKDKNSVQKTKIINGFSKESKNDWINKEKNKLNNINVVFNYRNKETFLPSNAILEKINYEIKEKNNVRLKDLKILRVNDSEGELFISYSLNLNFENETIKVEKTQVISGFKRNLKTVLSSQDTKELEIEKIQNVANSIKLDYQNKINILASKAKDKTKIIFMISDNDFEIDNKSIIISNYDDRYGKLNVTYKVKSKKYDDVFIVVNEENNNITNNTITGFKTEKQRLDQISNLEINYENKETLLPSEVDKNNFKFIFEENTDAKVKNLEITNTDDENGITTISFFLSSGKEGLEDIISSQKQIKLIDGFDSWKKRKNIEIKRLNNLVKNNSSNVVINTKINKSEITPQEVNKNNLEVVLDNNFQEATISNLVISQTNNEEGWILVKFYLSSKKEHFQNVESTDFFEIKLSGFKKINNYDNELKKLNETKWILDYPNKENLEAEAAIEKNIILTNGKENNVEIAYIQITQKNNLDRSITVSYKVKSNERENVISNIFEATINNFKKVKTNEEIEKEIKLNLDNLNPNYSYKNKENVLVDNTNKEDIIFSLDNQKINAVNIEITEKNTTNNLIKFKYQLQEIAPSGKIIISNWKTGQIEKFKEIKLSAEEEKLKNDLDLYYKAEYSSLLKENPNIHIFSKSVNTKNAKYLLNLDTKEAKAKLEVLEVEIDKNNLDNFKVLFKASREGISINYVKTFTAIDKINTLYENIKYSQLDELYDIDYQRLYKTDFDLIKNNKELQNELFKPKFKNLNGFLDYEIDFNSFKTNIKRVNKSATNIFGIKQQTNVFEAKIQANILIFFSGKKVRTIDNLISKEEVIIPSLNNLGIKYKPSEHFKNSGYFKDNLDIQDYLNKEVERVAKKQGYKGNLAKIWNSTESVIVSRSKVLYEVINDNFDFEFNGYKLQQYDILEFWADSNKGYGFYIINKNKNKNSVDFILNFLKDKQKYEIPFSFQVTHLINDFQDEKIYSMVTNNQFSEILSHLKVKNKNQTHNNIIASKIYDEFNNLYELPSSLNYSIKFLKPEINNQELYDDNKGWAKIQFELYKNNSPTGIKSKIFTLNNFKPLSRYDFVPANRWFNESDFYNSNSSLIPDENTRKLMDEINATDFTYNYAQDSKRVVDVSAILSQKAYDKLNYLFKFTGPVNLTDEEKKNAEINKKLFEKNENNFEKPPAPIEIPNDKGILYTKGTEQTSVNVNDLAKNWYIYFFDVTGGLDRKGSGGILKFKLGFINKKNPRIRWFKNASKNDNYSKFITLNFLQNDYALENIGLNAINNIKRSDFDFFRDYNFYKNYALSDNEKSEYLYNKITAQKFAEEVKNINSKWHKIFNFINIPSYGNSRIKVQRNNTNDIVDFNIKVAETKFVDDRNGSLFLRFKYSPSGFTNQDKDVYESDTWFEVSGFKKNTSASSINKKTMEEMLKEVSAKYGMKKIVLENKDIYRQRRIEMRKQDNFFTKSNDSRLVSWKFKKEYYKPLLSENITNGKINFHFYTNFILLDDSRAKRIFEPNQGLNITIDWDELKKSKKIEKTYSSEKFRPNNSSEEKQIQFKTIFELKEDGIYFSYQILGNNNYKIIDDEGYKELFLGQNNFNFTNNFDPSKAVYFQAYLGAKVTISYKNKTEMETFSKSKTNILNYNKMSFTAENQPIVLYNEKYDNEKIFEYDPNQNLPYKFNEGYKVDYEYLHFSYKNEKLKETFKRSFAFNNGTGFMLGKLNDDPKNGLFIGITNNHVVNNNSTNSDPSKGKWINVTFTRPGDKYANAVDEGFSYWSGLYTTKVKIFPFWTGVNQVSDDRKTTKSVDLTMFLIDVNDLIKNAKNEGKYETAFWYEEWFKLKRLNLNSRAEYVDNKLLEYINSQNHLNWENQAEFSSGRLFNGWPYGKQSSYIVNRNSNDSTGENFSKPRENNNNNYVPIFWNAGNSGTGVFDGENTYVSTINSGSPLKFLKSWYGISKPYNNNDYSRFNYFGFIENNQNILSLPNKDSASLNLFKLSTVNENYDLPYWIKNELNK